A stretch of the Gossypium hirsutum isolate 1008001.06 chromosome D07, Gossypium_hirsutum_v2.1, whole genome shotgun sequence genome encodes the following:
- the LOC107954327 gene encoding uncharacterized protein has translation MIWSVKEEEHELFGWSYLPQEKHIVGRASNSTCCTLPLIKTCEKSQQTQEVDPGYYHARKGSQRVKINRPWLNGDIVYKHYPRALSQSQVIIFPALESNKVITILDIHQAKRFRGPPKA, from the exons ATGATTTGGTCTGTCAAAGAAGAAGAACATGAACTTTTTGGATGGTCATATTTGCCACAAGAAAAACATATAGTGGGTAGGGCTTCAAACTCCACTTGTTGCACCCTGCCATTGATCAAGACTTGCGAG AAATCCCAGCAAACCCAGGAAGTGGATCCAGGCTATTACCACGCTAGGAAAGGGTCTCAACGGGTCAAAATCAACCGTCCATGGCTAAACGGTGATATAGTGTACAAACACTATCCAAGGGCTTTGAGTCAGAGCCAAGTTATAATCTTTCCTGCTTTGGAATCAAACAAGGTAATAACCATTCTTGACATCCATCAGGCGAAAAGGTTTAGAGGGCCTCCAAAGGCTTGA